The Gordonia terrae genome contains the following window.
GCGTTCTCCATCGTTCGTTTCGGCCCGCTGCCAACGGAGAAGCGGCCACGGTTCACCGTCGCGCTCCTCGAAGACGCCGACGACGCGATCGCCGATCTTCGGGGTGCTTTCGGGATCGTCGGTCAGGATGCCCAGCACCCGCCGGCCACCTGCATTCTCCAGTTCCACGAGCACGCTGACATACGGGAGCCGGTCGGCCAGTTCTTCGATGTACGGATACCAGCTGCGGCTCCAGCTGTAGATCGTGCCGACGGGTTCGACTGTCTCCCAGCCGAGATCGAGCGAGTGGCAGTTCCCGCACACCGACTGGGGGCTCCAGATCCAGGTCGAGCAACTGCGGCAGCGCTGGAGGCGCAGCTCCCTCTCGGCCAGCCCATCCCAGTACGGCTGGTCGAGCCCGTCGGCGGCGGGCCCCCAGGGGATGTCGGCAGTCGTCAT
Protein-coding sequences here:
- a CDS encoding Zn-ribbon domain-containing OB-fold protein, producing the protein MTTADIPWGPAADGLDQPYWDGLAERELRLQRCRSCSTWIWSPQSVCGNCHSLDLGWETVEPVGTIYSWSRSWYPYIEELADRLPYVSVLVELENAGGRRVLGILTDDPESTPKIGDRVVGVFEERDGEPWPLLRWQRAETNDGERR